The following are encoded together in the Methanosarcina flavescens genome:
- a CDS encoding methionine synthase, producing the protein MQDIIFIDGGSLPTPEGTTREWVKTAAENRDEDEKLFSVIREAFRRKIDVGVHVPTYPQFRDMIGQFLDIIKDEKNCYEPYVLKEENAKILELEIIDEVAKQYREETGETLEVRVCVAGPTDLYLQAFGETDYADAYHVLALDIEDFIKQAFVAAKNFKIKVIALDEPSLGINDRIQFSDADIVSALTVASAYARKQGADMEIHLHSPLKYKLVCETPINVIGFEYAASPSYLSLLDKQVLEDSNTYIRLGVSRTDISSLIGIVNETYGVNAWKDREYMQKIVTDLETPKVVKKRLETGYSVLGDRIKYASPDCGLAFWPDQELAFKLLENTAKGVNEFNAENIR; encoded by the coding sequence ATGCAGGACATTATTTTTATTGATGGAGGCAGCCTTCCCACGCCAGAGGGCACTACAAGGGAATGGGTAAAGACTGCGGCTGAGAATAGGGATGAGGATGAGAAACTTTTTTCCGTGATAAGGGAAGCTTTCCGGAGGAAAATCGATGTGGGAGTGCATGTGCCCACTTATCCTCAGTTCAGGGATATGATAGGGCAGTTCCTTGATATCATCAAAGACGAAAAGAACTGTTATGAGCCATATGTACTCAAAGAGGAAAATGCAAAAATCCTCGAACTGGAGATAATCGACGAAGTTGCGAAGCAGTACAGGGAAGAAACAGGAGAAACGCTTGAAGTCAGGGTTTGTGTCGCAGGTCCTACAGACCTCTACCTTCAGGCTTTCGGGGAAACGGATTATGCCGATGCGTATCACGTTCTTGCGCTGGATATTGAAGATTTCATAAAGCAGGCATTCGTGGCTGCGAAGAATTTCAAAATAAAGGTTATAGCCCTGGATGAGCCAAGTCTAGGGATAAATGACAGAATCCAGTTTTCTGATGCTGATATTGTATCTGCTCTCACCGTTGCTTCGGCTTATGCAAGAAAGCAGGGGGCAGATATGGAAATTCACTTGCATTCCCCGCTAAAATATAAGCTTGTTTGCGAGACGCCTATCAATGTTATAGGTTTTGAATATGCGGCAAGTCCTTCCTATCTGAGCCTTCTGGATAAGCAAGTGCTTGAGGACTCAAATACTTACATCAGGCTTGGTGTCTCAAGAACCGATATCTCCAGCCTTATAGGCATTGTTAATGAAACATACGGGGTCAATGCCTGGAAAGACAGGGAATATATGCAAAAAATCGTTACAGATCTTGAAACCCCTAAGGTTGTAAAAAAGAGGCTTGAAACAGGTTACTCCGTGCTTGGAGACCGGATAAAGTATGCAAGTCCGGACTGTGGGCTGGCTTTCTGGCCGGATCAGGAGCTTGCTTTTAAGCTGCTTGAGAATACCGCAAAAGGTGTCAATGAATTTAATGCAGAAAATATAAGGTAG
- a CDS encoding methionine synthase, with the protein MEEIIFDDIGSYPLPEGVSKEWIQDAFKTREEDEKLFTVINDAFQQKIDAGVDVPTYPQYQDMNEQFLKVIRDSNCCDSPFEVKLECARIEELEAIEKVAKAYKGQFGEKLKARICVTGPTELYLKEFGGTQYTDIYSLFAKSVNNFVRNSMRSAKNFKITTVSIDEPSIGLNPEITFDENDIILALTNASKAASKWGADVEIHLHSPLYYNLACEAPTINVIGVESAGTPSYLELIDRQILEDTDSFLRLGIARTDIFTLAGILNEMYCTNVWKNQKYLSEIVSQLETPATITKRLRVYYRRFGNLIKYVGPDCGLGSWPNQRMAFILLSNVAQGIKDFRDSL; encoded by the coding sequence ATGGAAGAAATCATCTTTGACGATATTGGAAGTTATCCCCTTCCTGAAGGAGTTAGTAAGGAATGGATCCAAGATGCCTTTAAAACAAGAGAAGAAGATGAGAAACTCTTTACGGTTATCAATGATGCCTTTCAGCAGAAAATAGATGCAGGTGTGGATGTTCCTACCTATCCACAGTATCAAGATATGAACGAGCAATTCCTGAAGGTTATCAGGGATTCTAACTGCTGTGATAGCCCTTTTGAGGTGAAACTTGAATGCGCCAGGATTGAGGAACTTGAGGCCATAGAGAAGGTTGCAAAAGCCTATAAAGGGCAGTTTGGAGAGAAACTTAAGGCCCGGATCTGTGTAACCGGTCCGACCGAACTTTATCTGAAAGAATTTGGAGGCACACAGTACACGGATATTTATTCTCTTTTTGCAAAAAGCGTGAACAATTTCGTTAGAAATTCCATGAGATCTGCAAAAAATTTCAAGATAACAACGGTTTCTATTGATGAGCCAAGTATCGGGTTGAATCCCGAGATAACTTTTGATGAAAATGATATTATCTTGGCTCTTACCAATGCCTCAAAGGCGGCAAGTAAATGGGGAGCCGATGTAGAGATTCACCTTCACTCTCCTCTCTACTATAATCTTGCCTGCGAAGCTCCCACAATAAACGTTATAGGAGTAGAATCTGCAGGCACGCCTTCCTATCTGGAACTGATAGACAGGCAAATACTGGAAGACACGGATTCTTTCCTGAGACTCGGGATTGCAAGAACTGATATCTTCACTCTGGCAGGAATCCTTAATGAAATGTACTGTACCAATGTCTGGAAAAACCAGAAATATCTTTCGGAGATTGTTAGCCAGCTTGAGACCCCGGCTACTATAACCAAGAGGCTCAGGGTCTATTACAGGCGCTTTGGCAATCTAATAAAATATGTGGGTCCTGACTGCGGGTTGGGCTCCTGGCCTAACCAGAGGATGGCTTTTATCCTGCTTTCCAATGTAGCTCAGGGTATAAAAGATTTCAGGGACTCCCTCTAA
- a CDS encoding ribbon-helix-helix domain-containing protein → MPKVSVEIPQELLDDLNRHVGDNKKFVSQSDAIRTAIRKMLDIMDDIDRRHGRLDK, encoded by the coding sequence ATGCCAAAAGTAAGCGTTGAAATTCCTCAGGAGCTTCTGGATGACCTTAACAGGCATGTAGGAGATAACAAGAAGTTTGTCAGCCAGTCTGACGCCATCCGAACTGCTATTAGAAAGATGCTGGATATAATGGACGATATCGATAGAAGGCATGGGAGACTCGATAAATGA
- a CDS encoding TRAM domain-containing protein: MNVMFKDEHTSVPVEEGETYDVTIQDIARLGDGIARIEGFVVFVPNTSVGDEVRIKVERVLPKFAFASVVE, encoded by the coding sequence ATGAATGTAATGTTTAAAGATGAACATACTTCTGTGCCCGTTGAAGAGGGCGAAACCTACGATGTAACTATTCAGGATATTGCTCGCCTGGGAGACGGCATTGCCCGTATCGAAGGTTTTGTAGTTTTTGTCCCGAACACCAGTGTTGGCGATGAAGTCCGGATTAAAGTCGAAAGAGTGCTTCCCAAGTTCGCATTTGCAAGCGTTGTCGAGTAA
- a CDS encoding TRAM domain-containing protein produces MFREEIRSIPVEEGEVYDVTIQDIARQGDGIARIEGFVVFVPGTKVGDEVRIKVERVLPKFAFSSIVE; encoded by the coding sequence ATGTTTAGAGAAGAAATTCGCTCAATCCCTGTCGAAGAGGGCGAAGTTTACGATGTAACAATTCAGGACATTGCTCGTCAGGGAGATGGCATTGCTCGCATTGAAGGTTTTGTAGTCTTTGTCCCGGGCACTAAAGTTGGTGACGAGGTTCGGATTAAAGTCGAAAGAGTACTTCCCAAGTTCGCATTTTCAAGCATTGTCGAGTAA
- a CDS encoding TRAM domain-containing protein, whose translation MFREEIRSIPVEEGGVYDVTIQDIARQGDGIARIEGFVVFVPGTKVGDEIRIKVERVLPKFAFASVVE comes from the coding sequence ATGTTTAGAGAAGAAATTCGCTCAATCCCTGTCGAAGAGGGCGGAGTTTACGATGTAACAATTCAGGATATCGCTCGTCAGGGAGATGGCATTGCTCGCATTGAAGGTTTTGTAGTCTTTGTCCCGGGCACTAAAGTTGGCGATGAAATCCGGATTAAAGTCGAAAGAGTACTTCCCAAGTTCGCATTTGCAAGCGTTGTCGAGTAA
- a CDS encoding TRAM domain-containing protein, with protein sequence MFRDESSSVPVEEGEVYDVTIQDIARQGDGIARIEGFVIFVPGTKVGDEVRIKIERVLPKYGFASIVE encoded by the coding sequence ATGTTCAGAGACGAAAGCAGCTCTGTTCCTGTTGAAGAAGGCGAAGTCTACGATGTAACAATTCAGGATATCGCTCGTCAGGGAGACGGTATTGCCCGCATTGAAGGTTTTGTTATCTTTGTCCCGGGTACCAAAGTTGGCGATGAAGTCCGGATTAAAATCGAAAGGGTTCTCCCCAAATATGGTTTTGCAAGCATCGTTGAATAA
- a CDS encoding bactofilin family protein — protein MIRFIKYHPRSNTYVIEKRAFLEEDLTLDGNVIVGQEVKFWKNLTVTGRLELGKDSIVKGNVKARSALVCAGAKILGNIETVSELVLLDGAKINTAACQGDIRARPGCALNSVKADGTLELIGKVNVKKVEPLTKVIIRAEESGFSSST, from the coding sequence ATGATTCGTTTTATCAAGTACCACCCCAGGTCCAATACTTACGTGATTGAAAAACGAGCTTTTCTTGAAGAGGACCTTACTCTGGACGGCAATGTAATTGTCGGGCAGGAAGTAAAATTCTGGAAGAACCTCACAGTGACCGGCAGGCTTGAACTCGGAAAAGATTCGATTGTTAAGGGTAATGTAAAAGCCAGAAGTGCTCTTGTTTGCGCCGGGGCAAAAATTCTGGGCAATATCGAAACAGTTTCTGAGCTTGTCCTTCTTGATGGAGCTAAAATAAATACCGCGGCCTGTCAAGGAGATATCCGCGCCAGACCCGGATGCGCTCTCAACTCAGTTAAAGCAGACGGTACGCTTGAACTCATTGGAAAAGTTAATGTCAAGAAAGTAGAGCCATTAACCAAAGTAATTATTCGGGCTGAAGAATCGGGATTCTCCAGCAGTACTTAA
- a CDS encoding ABC transporter ATP-binding protein produces MGRVSIKNVSRIFTKKEENGVTEALHDVSFDVEDGEFVCLLGPSGCGKTTLLRIIAGLETQTSGEITLNGVPITGPDPKRGMVFQQYSLFPWRTVIDNVTFGLDMQGISKAEARQHAEKYIDLVGLGQFKNSYPYELSGGMQQRAAIARALANEPEVLLMDEPFGALDAQTRNSLQDELLKIWEQKHVTFIFVTHSVDEAVVLSDRILVMTARPGRIREIVPVDLPRPRCRTSPEANRLRDRVLKLLKEERFKR; encoded by the coding sequence ATGGGCAGAGTAAGTATAAAAAATGTCTCACGTATATTTACTAAAAAAGAAGAAAATGGTGTTACGGAAGCTCTACATGATGTGAGCTTTGATGTTGAAGACGGCGAGTTTGTCTGCCTTCTTGGACCGTCTGGCTGCGGAAAAACAACCCTGCTCCGTATTATTGCAGGGCTTGAAACCCAGACTTCAGGAGAAATTACACTCAATGGAGTCCCTATAACTGGTCCTGATCCCAAGAGGGGCATGGTTTTCCAGCAGTATTCCCTGTTTCCCTGGAGAACAGTTATTGATAACGTCACTTTCGGGCTAGATATGCAGGGAATTAGTAAAGCTGAAGCCCGGCAGCATGCGGAGAAGTATATAGATCTTGTAGGTCTGGGACAGTTTAAAAATAGCTATCCTTATGAGCTGTCCGGAGGCATGCAGCAGAGGGCTGCAATTGCAAGAGCTCTTGCTAATGAACCCGAAGTGCTTCTTATGGACGAGCCTTTTGGGGCACTGGATGCCCAGACTCGAAATAGTCTTCAGGACGAACTCCTGAAAATATGGGAACAGAAACACGTTACCTTCATTTTCGTGACCCATAGTGTGGATGAGGCGGTTGTTCTCTCAGACAGGATATTGGTCATGACCGCAAGACCTGGAAGAATAAGAGAGATTGTGCCCGTTGACCTGCCTCGCCCGCGGTGTAGGACAAGTCCTGAAGCTAACCGTTTAAGGGACCGTGTCCTGAAACTTCTCAAAGAAGAGAGGTTCAAAAGGTAA
- a CDS encoding ABC transporter permease — translation MKNRFIKTIKENSIEALSLIIAVTIWQLVADRIVQNKFLLPSFYDVVKSFTTIVESGLIYTDALTSLVHFSIGIIAAFTIGIPLGIAMGWFRKANRAIDPIIEILRPIPPLAWIPFAIVWFGLTRQAAGFVVFVGMVFPIIINTYTGFKNVPKVYVEAAKVLGCTRDLDLIRYIAIPSAMPSIAAGIRIAMGVGWMCLVAAEMFGVSDNGLGYQIWHNYYLHRMDFVLVYMLLLGFVGLLIDRFFRYYVDAKLLRWTAGTVV, via the coding sequence ATGAAGAACCGTTTCATAAAAACAATAAAAGAGAATAGCATTGAAGCATTGTCTCTCATAATCGCAGTTACAATATGGCAGCTTGTAGCGGATAGAATAGTACAGAATAAGTTTCTTCTGCCCAGTTTTTATGATGTAGTAAAATCTTTCACTACTATTGTCGAAAGCGGGCTAATTTACACAGATGCGTTAACAAGTCTGGTTCATTTCTCAATTGGTATTATAGCTGCGTTTACAATAGGAATTCCACTCGGGATAGCTATGGGATGGTTCAGAAAAGCAAATAGGGCAATCGATCCTATAATCGAAATCCTGCGCCCAATTCCTCCCCTTGCTTGGATTCCCTTTGCAATCGTATGGTTTGGGCTTACTCGCCAGGCTGCAGGTTTCGTTGTGTTTGTGGGAATGGTCTTTCCTATTATTATCAATACCTACACAGGTTTTAAAAACGTCCCGAAAGTTTATGTTGAGGCAGCAAAGGTTCTTGGGTGTACTCGGGATCTGGATCTTATACGTTATATTGCAATTCCTTCAGCTATGCCTTCAATTGCTGCAGGAATCAGGATTGCCATGGGAGTAGGCTGGATGTGCCTTGTAGCTGCGGAAATGTTCGGAGTTAGCGATAATGGACTTGGGTATCAGATCTGGCACAATTACTACCTGCACAGGATGGATTTCGTGCTCGTTTACATGCTTCTGCTTGGGTTCGTGGGTCTTTTAATTGACCGCTTCTTCAGATATTATGTAGATGCAAAATTACTTAGATGGACAGCAGGAACTGTGGTATAA
- a CDS encoding ABC transporter substrate-binding protein → MKKIGILTLTLLLLASIFVSGCASDDLTELNIGYQPSTHQIAYMTAAEKGWWQEDLAPYGIEKIKEYQFPTGAPEMQAMMSGDLDVAYVGAAPVVAALSQEPGLDAKIVTPVQINGSSLVLRPEHEYESPEDLKGLTIATFPPGTIQDTLLKNWLSENGLDVETDVRVLGMTPGDAVTAISAKRVDAVFLPHPSPTVVEREGNGRTIVQSGEMEANHSCCVLVVSGELIREHPDIVEQIVRTHIKATEYNQANVDEAAQIYSNKTTEDLETVRTSLEEWDGEWITDPALIESSAVNYSNTQYELGIIPKSLTREDIFDTSFYEKVMSEEQTQE, encoded by the coding sequence TTGAAAAAAATAGGTATACTCACACTTACTCTATTGTTGCTCGCATCAATCTTCGTATCCGGCTGCGCATCCGATGATCTTACTGAATTGAACATTGGCTATCAGCCGAGTACCCACCAGATCGCATACATGACTGCGGCTGAAAAAGGATGGTGGCAAGAAGACCTTGCACCATATGGAATTGAAAAAATTAAAGAATATCAATTCCCGACAGGAGCCCCTGAAATGCAGGCTATGATGTCCGGAGACCTGGATGTCGCTTATGTCGGGGCAGCCCCTGTAGTTGCAGCTCTCAGCCAGGAACCGGGCCTTGACGCAAAGATTGTTACGCCTGTACAGATAAACGGCTCAAGTCTTGTTCTTCGGCCCGAACATGAATATGAAAGCCCTGAAGACTTAAAAGGACTTACGATAGCTACTTTCCCGCCAGGAACGATTCAGGATACCCTGCTCAAGAACTGGCTCAGTGAAAACGGGCTTGATGTTGAGACAGATGTGAGAGTTCTCGGAATGACCCCAGGAGACGCCGTCACCGCTATTTCGGCCAAACGGGTTGATGCTGTCTTCTTGCCTCATCCATCCCCAACGGTTGTAGAAAGGGAAGGTAACGGGCGTACTATAGTGCAATCTGGAGAGATGGAAGCAAATCACTCCTGCTGTGTACTTGTCGTAAGTGGAGAACTTATCAGAGAGCACCCGGATATTGTGGAACAGATTGTAAGGACCCATATTAAAGCAACAGAGTACAACCAGGCAAATGTAGACGAAGCCGCCCAGATTTATTCAAATAAAACCACAGAGGATCTTGAGACTGTAAGGACATCCCTTGAAGAATGGGATGGAGAGTGGATTACAGATCCTGCATTGATTGAAAGTTCGGCTGTCAATTACTCAAACACTCAGTATGAACTTGGTATTATTCCAAAATCCCTGACACGGGAAGATATCTTTGATACAAGCTTCTATGAGAAAGTCATGAGTGAAGAACAGACTCAGGAATGA
- a CDS encoding helix-turn-helix domain-containing protein, with the protein MNVADKVIKSAFESDEVFQKTLSTVIKEDLNLTAVDFAKKANIPPSTLYKILSGNRDPNIKTLRQIVKTIRDIKVSDSGEFIAVIAARSVLDNIVETKRKIAGRLVTIREYSATSMEEAIIAAVTAERDGAKALVCAPIVSPTVEKILNIPVTTIIPRNSLIDAIELALKKME; encoded by the coding sequence ATGAATGTTGCAGACAAGGTTATCAAATCCGCATTCGAATCTGATGAGGTTTTTCAAAAAACGCTTTCCACTGTAATTAAAGAGGATCTTAACCTCACTGCTGTGGATTTTGCCAAAAAAGCAAATATCCCCCCAAGCACCCTTTACAAGATCTTGTCAGGGAATCGGGATCCCAACATTAAAACCCTCCGCCAGATCGTGAAAACTATCCGTGATATTAAAGTATCAGATAGTGGAGAATTTATTGCTGTCATTGCAGCTCGCTCTGTGCTTGACAATATCGTGGAGACAAAGAGAAAGATAGCTGGCAGGCTGGTTACAATCAGGGAATACTCGGCAACTTCAATGGAAGAAGCTATAATAGCAGCCGTTACCGCCGAGAGAGACGGAGCAAAAGCCCTGGTCTGCGCTCCCATAGTGAGCCCGACTGTAGAAAAGATCCTAAATATTCCGGTCACGACAATTATCCCGAGGAACAGTCTTATAGATGCGATTGAACTTGCGCTCAAAAAGATGGAGTGA
- a CDS encoding S-layer protein domain-containing protein: protein MKKASLQIFTAILVLGLFCGAVTAAPGLVADPTPSTNSTVTGTAGTPQTFAIPLNESATVTWNIGEETTTTQTDSNNVATLNHTLQLGSYQVTASIDGLDPIIWNVEGTEGALAITNQNPQSNPSTGIGEPQEFSIETNKVADVTWYIDGEQVKFATGVMSDTFQNVTSSAAVYNVTVVAQSGAEIASYRWDWTVSAGGMPVNFAPSEETVKVEQGKSQTFSVSSTNNQNINVEWFVNDINQKTDTDVTSSSYEFRGDNSANYTLKAVASDPNGVYGQSTQTWNITVEAPSSGNRIWEEGMPTTYTWNAQSYSGFYYDLDSGVSSEEMKIENIERSIDSGNIKYITRPTETDFEYNKWGSYQVIGFMAEKYFAGYSENSSVIGDDVSLISDGILSKILIDSDDKKSAYAGDSLILEDGYSLNVVEVDVNGKTVWIQLEKDGNVVDDAFISSGQDYVYETDLGEAEDVPIILAHFGTVFSGTETSAAFIEGVFQISDNYVELQNGDTFGEMEVKSISSNEIRMENEDNIGLDKGETIDLMGKVKLKVADDSKLRFAPILDTSESGTYELRGTVYDEDKDGNSTPAWNPFNFEGFYYNIDEGIGTEELKVEELKGRTIPSDKLVYESKPQKVQFEYSNWGNFMVVGFMADKYFAGYEDGAVNGAVDDVSLLSDNILAKILTDSDDRKSMYSGSALVLENGYSLNIMEVDINGDTVWVQLEKDGEVVDDAFVASNQDYIYETDIGEAEDIPLIIVHFGTVFAGSETSAVFTQGIFQISDEYIEIENGESFGEMEVSSVSESGIKMKNDDDIGLDRGETIEIMGNISFKVADDSVLRFYPAVEIQNEGGASRELKISVPDEIVVGDTFDIGVTAGESPVEGASVNVNTTNVGKTDANGTVEYTAENIGPLKLTAQKDGYTTANKNVNVIPPKEKMSVSVSPETVYVGDTLDIEIVRAIGGDPIEGANVSINGNLVNKTGPDGKVSYTTDKSGTLKLSVTKEGFLDQEENIRVRDPEAIFEFSNLLVEPLEVSAGKAATISITVRNIGNAAGNQSVELFINGNATKSKEIPLDVGNNTTVTFEHVEEVPGTYRVEVGGETATYTVKEKSSLLLYALVAIILLIVGGAAYFFTKGGGDISMIQEKIRELKK from the coding sequence ATGAAAAAAGCTAGTTTACAGATATTTACAGCAATTCTGGTGCTGGGGCTATTTTGCGGAGCTGTAACAGCAGCCCCGGGTCTGGTAGCAGACCCTACACCCTCGACGAATTCGACTGTTACAGGGACAGCAGGTACACCTCAAACATTTGCTATTCCTTTAAATGAAAGTGCCACTGTCACATGGAATATAGGAGAAGAGACAACAACAACACAAACCGATAGCAATAATGTTGCAACCCTCAATCATACTCTTCAGTTGGGATCGTACCAGGTGACAGCCAGTATAGATGGATTAGATCCAATAATCTGGAATGTAGAAGGTACTGAAGGTGCACTGGCGATTACAAACCAAAATCCTCAGAGTAATCCAAGTACAGGAATAGGAGAACCCCAGGAATTTAGCATTGAGACAAACAAGGTAGCAGACGTCACCTGGTATATAGATGGAGAACAAGTTAAATTCGCCACTGGAGTAATGTCAGATACGTTTCAAAATGTTACATCTTCAGCAGCCGTATATAATGTTACTGTTGTAGCTCAGAGCGGTGCAGAAATTGCGAGCTATAGATGGGACTGGACAGTATCAGCAGGAGGAATGCCTGTTAATTTTGCCCCCTCTGAGGAAACGGTTAAAGTAGAGCAGGGAAAGTCGCAGACCTTCAGTGTAAGTTCTACAAACAACCAGAATATTAACGTTGAGTGGTTTGTCAATGATATAAATCAAAAAACTGATACAGACGTGACTTCTTCTTCATACGAATTTAGAGGGGACAATTCGGCTAATTATACACTCAAAGCAGTAGCCAGTGATCCCAACGGCGTATACGGCCAATCGACACAAACCTGGAATATAACGGTTGAAGCCCCATCAAGTGGGAACAGAATATGGGAAGAGGGGATGCCCACTACCTATACATGGAACGCACAGAGTTACTCAGGCTTCTACTATGACCTTGATTCCGGTGTATCCTCAGAAGAAATGAAGATTGAGAATATAGAAAGAAGTATAGATTCAGGAAACATCAAGTATATAACAAGACCTACTGAAACTGATTTTGAATATAATAAATGGGGTTCCTACCAGGTTATAGGGTTCATGGCAGAGAAATACTTTGCAGGCTACAGTGAAAATTCCTCAGTTATAGGTGACGATGTTAGCCTGATCTCTGACGGCATTCTCTCCAAGATCCTCATAGATAGCGATGATAAAAAGTCGGCGTATGCAGGAGATTCTCTTATCCTCGAAGACGGTTATTCCCTGAATGTCGTGGAAGTTGACGTTAATGGGAAAACTGTCTGGATACAGCTTGAGAAAGATGGAAATGTTGTGGATGACGCTTTTATTTCCTCTGGACAGGACTATGTCTATGAGACTGACCTTGGCGAGGCTGAAGATGTACCTATAATCCTTGCCCATTTCGGCACAGTTTTTTCAGGCACTGAAACCTCGGCTGCATTTATTGAAGGAGTTTTCCAGATCTCGGACAATTATGTGGAACTCCAGAATGGAGACACCTTCGGAGAAATGGAAGTAAAGTCCATCAGCAGTAATGAAATAAGAATGGAAAATGAAGATAATATCGGACTTGATAAAGGCGAAACTATCGACCTCATGGGTAAGGTAAAGCTCAAGGTTGCCGATGACAGTAAACTGCGTTTTGCTCCCATTCTCGATACCTCAGAATCCGGAACTTACGAGCTCCGCGGAACTGTTTATGATGAAGATAAAGATGGAAACTCTACTCCTGCCTGGAATCCTTTCAACTTTGAAGGTTTCTATTATAATATAGATGAGGGAATCGGAACCGAAGAGCTTAAAGTCGAAGAACTGAAAGGCAGAACTATCCCATCCGATAAACTGGTCTATGAATCCAAGCCTCAGAAAGTTCAGTTCGAATACAGTAACTGGGGCAATTTCATGGTCGTAGGGTTTATGGCAGACAAGTATTTTGCAGGATATGAAGATGGAGCCGTTAACGGAGCAGTAGATGACGTAAGCCTTCTCTCGGATAATATTCTTGCTAAAATCCTTACAGATAGCGATGACAGGAAGTCCATGTACTCAGGTTCTGCTCTTGTGCTTGAGAACGGCTATTCCCTGAATATCATGGAAGTCGATATTAATGGGGATACTGTCTGGGTGCAGCTCGAGAAGGATGGAGAAGTGGTAGATGATGCTTTCGTTGCCTCCAATCAGGATTATATCTACGAGACCGACATTGGAGAAGCTGAGGATATACCCCTGATCATAGTCCACTTCGGCACAGTCTTCGCAGGAAGTGAGACCTCGGCTGTTTTCACACAGGGCATTTTCCAGATTTCGGATGAGTACATTGAGATCGAAAACGGGGAAAGCTTTGGCGAGATGGAAGTTAGCAGTGTTTCCGAAAGCGGCATTAAAATGAAGAATGATGACGATATCGGGCTTGATCGAGGAGAAACAATCGAGATCATGGGCAATATCAGCTTCAAAGTAGCTGATGACAGTGTTCTCAGGTTCTATCCCGCTGTAGAAATCCAGAACGAAGGTGGAGCCAGCAGAGAGCTCAAGATCAGTGTGCCTGATGAGATCGTTGTAGGTGATACGTTTGATATTGGAGTGACTGCAGGTGAGAGCCCGGTCGAAGGTGCCAGCGTAAATGTTAATACGACTAATGTAGGTAAGACCGACGCTAATGGGACTGTTGAATACACTGCAGAGAATATCGGACCCCTTAAATTGACCGCACAAAAAGATGGATACACAACTGCAAACAAGAACGTCAATGTAATTCCTCCGAAAGAGAAGATGTCAGTTAGTGTATCACCTGAAACGGTTTATGTAGGCGATACCCTGGATATTGAGATTGTCAGAGCAATCGGTGGCGACCCAATTGAGGGTGCAAATGTTTCGATTAACGGGAACCTTGTTAACAAAACAGGACCTGATGGAAAAGTTTCCTATACGACAGATAAAAGCGGCACTCTTAAACTGAGCGTAACAAAGGAAGGATTCCTGGATCAGGAAGAAAATATAAGAGTAAGAGACCCTGAAGCCATTTTCGAATTCTCAAACCTGTTAGTTGAGCCCTTAGAAGTAAGTGCAGGAAAGGCTGCAACAATCTCAATTACCGTCAGAAACATTGGCAACGCTGCAGGAAATCAGAGTGTGGAATTGTTTATTAACGGAAACGCAACCAAATCAAAAGAGATTCCCCTGGATGTAGGGAATAATACCACTGTAACCTTTGAGCACGTAGAAGAGGTGCCTGGAACCTACAGGGTAGAAGTTGGAGGAGAAACCGCAACCTACACTGTAAAAGAGAAGTCTTCCTTACTGCTCTATGCCCTAGTAGCCATTATCCTGCTAATAGTAGGTGGAGCTGCCTATTTCTTTACAAAAGGTGGCGGGGATATCTCAATGATTCAGGAAAAAATAAGGGAGCTTAAGAAGTAA